In Phycisphaerae bacterium RAS1, the genomic window TGTTGTGCGTCACCAGTACGACGGTGTACTGGTCCTTCAACTGGTCGATCAGGTCCTCAATCCGCGCCGTGGCGATCGGGTCCAGCGCCGAGCAGGGTTCGTCCATCAGCAGCACTTCCGGCTGGAGCGCGACGGCGCGGGCGATGCACAAGCGCTGCTGCTGTCCGCCCGAAAGTTCGAGGGCGTTTTTTCTCAGCTTGTCCTTCACCTCGTCCCACAGCGCCGCCTTGCGCAGCGACTGCTCCACGAGTTCGGCCAGGTTCCCGCGATAGCCGTTGATCGCGGCGCCCCAGGCCACGTTCCTGAAGATCGACTTGGGAAACGGGTTGGGTTTTTGAAAGACCATGCCGACGCGGCGGCGAAGCTCGACCGGATCGCACTCCACGCCGTAGATGTCCTGGCCGTGGAAGAACAGCCGCCCCTCGACCTGCACGCTGGGCGCGAAGTCGTTCATGCGGTTCATGGCCCGCAGAAGCGTGCTCTTGCCGCAGCCGGAGGGGCCGATGATCGCGGTGACCTGCCGCGGCGGGATTTCGAGCGAGATGCTCTTGATGGCGGAATACGAGCCATAGCGGATCGAAAGGGCCTCGCTGCGGAAGATGGGCGCAGCCTCACTCACCGCGGCCCGCGGCCGCGCGCCGATCAGCGGCGCGACGCCCAGCAGCGGCTTGCCGACCGGTCCGGCCGCCATAGAAATCACAGCTTCCGCGTCTGCTGCCATGCTCGAATTCCCGCCGCGACGGCGTTCATGGACAAGAGTATACCGAGCAACACGATGATGCTGGATGCGGCGAGCTCGTGGAAGATCGGCTGCGGGCGTTCGGTCCAGTTGTAAATCTGGAGCGGCAGGACCGTAAACCCGTCGCCCAGCGCGGTGGAGAACCAATCCCACAGTCCGCCGAGGGTCGGGGCGTAATCGCTCAGCTCGCCGCCGGGCACGTAGCGCACGAAGCTGACGGCGCCGATGAGAATCAGCGGAGCGGTCTCGCCGATGGCCCGCGAGAGCGCGAGGATCGTGCCGGTCATAATGCCCGGCAGGGCCGCCGGCAGCACGTGATGCCGCACGGTCTGCCAGCGCGTGGCGCCCAGGCCGAAGGCGGCCTCGCGCAGCGTGCCCGGAACGGCGGCGAGCGCCTCGCGGCTGGCGATGATGATGACCGGAAGGATGAGCAGCGTCATGGTCAGCGCGCCTGCCAGCACGCTCTGACCCAGGTGCATCCAGCGGACAAAGAGCGCCAGGCCGAGCATGCCGTAGACGATCGAGGGCACGCCGGCGAGATTGGCGATGTTGAGTTGAATGAAGCGGTTGATCCGCGACGGGCGGGAATACTCGTTGAGGTAGACGGCCGCGCCGACTCCCACCGGCACCGCGATCAGGGCGGTCAGGGCCATCAGCCAGATCGTGCCCAGGAGCGCGCTGCGGATGCCGGCTCGTTCCGGGTTGAGGTTCGAGGGATAGGCCCGCAGAAACTCGGGCCGCAGCAGCGCCCAGCCTTCGCGCAGCACCTGCCCGAGGAGCAGCATTAGCACCAGGACGGCCACCAGGCTCAGCGCGGCGCACAGCAGGGCGAAGAGGAAGCCGATGACGCGTCGCAGGCCGAGCCGCGGGGCGTAGAGCGCGTCGGTTCGGGCGGCGGCGACGCTCATTCGTACGCCTCCCGGAATCGGCGCAGCACGCGCTGCGCGACCAGATTGACTATGAGCGTGATCAGAAACAGCGAGAGGCCGACCGCGAAGATCGTCTGGTATTCGATGGTGCCGCGCGGCGTATCGCCCATGCTGACCTGCACGATGTAGCCGGTCATAGTCTGAACGCTCTCGAAGGGGTTGCCGGTCAGGCGCGGCCGCATGCCGGCCGCCAGCGCCACCGCCATTGTCTCGCCGATCGCCCGCGCCAGCGCCAGCAGGCAGGCCGCCACCACGCCGGATAGGGCGCCGGGCAGGACGACGCGCGTCGATACCTCCAGGCGCGTCGCCGCCAGGGCATAGGCCGCCTCGCGCAGCGTCCGCGGCACGGCCCGCAGCGCGTCATCGCCGAGCGACGCGATCGTCGGGATGATCATGACCCCGACCACGATTGCGGCGCTGGCGGCGTTGAAGACCTCGGTGGACGGAATGAGCGGCCGCAGGATGAAGGGCGTGACGAAGAGCAGGGCGAAATAGCCGTAGACCACGCTGGGAATGCCGGCCAGGATTTCGAGCACGGGCTTGGCGATCTGCCGCAGCCAGCCGGGGGCGTACTCGCTCATGAAAATCGCGGTCGCCAATCCGATCGGCACGCCCACCAGCAGCGCCCCGCCCGCCACCAGGACCGTGCCGCACACCAGCGGCAGCAGGCCGAATTTCCGCGGGTCCAGCAGCGGCTCCCACTTCAAGCCGAGCGCGTATTCGCGCAGCGGGACCGCTGCGAAGAAGGGCGCCGATTCGCTGACGAGCACCCAGATGATTCCGGCGGTCGTCAGCACGGACAGCAGCGCGCAGGCGATCAGGAACCCGCGGATGCCGCCTTCCCTGATTTTCTGCAAGGCGCGCGTCATTTCACTTGGAGTCCCGGGCGGAGGTACAGGTCAACCAGTGGTTTTGACGCCGCGCCCGGCGCCGAGAAGAGCGAGCCGGTGACGCGCTGATCAAAACGGCGCCAGGCGGCCTCGTAAATCTCAGCCGGCAGGGCGACGTAGCCGACGCGCGGGTGCTCGACGATCTGCGGCGCGTGCGTGAAGAAATATTGAACGAACGCGCGGACGTCGGGGCGTGCGGCGGCGTCCGCGCCGACGTAGATCAGCAGGGGGCGCGACAGCGGGTGATAGCGGTTTGTGCGAATGGCCTCGACGCTGGGGGCGACGCGCGTCCCGTCGCCGCTGTCGATGGCGAGCGCCTTGAGCCGCTCGCGGTTTTCCTCGTAGTAGGCGAAGCCGAAATAGCCCAGCGCGCCCGGGTCGCCTGCGACGCCCTGCACGAGCACATGATCGTCCTCGCTCTGCATGTAGTCGCTGCGCGAGGCGCGCGCCTTGCCGACCACTGTCTCGACGAAGTAGTCAAACGTGCCGCTGTCGTGCCCCGGGCCGTAAAGGCGCAGCGGACGGTCCGGAAAGCCGCGGCGCACGTCCTTCCAGTTGTTGACGCTGCTGCCCGGCGCCCAGATGCGTTTCAACTCGTCAATCGTCAGGTCGTCGCAGAAGTCGTTGGATGGGTGCACCACCACCGCCAGGCCGTCGTAGGCCACCGGGAGTTCAACGAATGCCTGGCCCACCTTTTTCGCCCGCTCCAATTCGGCCGGCTTGATCGGCCGCGACGCCGCGGCGATATCGATCCGCAGGTCGTGACGGTCGTCGGTGAATTTCTTGAACCCTCCGCCGGTGCCTGACTTTCCCACGGTGACGCGGACCCGCGGATGAACGTCGCCGAAAAGCTCCGCGGCGGCGCCCATGATCGGCTCGACCGTGCTGGAGCCGTCGATGCGCACGTGCCCGCGAAGCCGCGCGCCGGATTGCGCATCGGCGCTTCGGCCCAGGAGCGCACTTGTGAAAAGCAGCGCAAGTCCGCGACGCAGCCGAGCGTCGACCGCGGTCTGTCGGTGCGGGGGCCGCGTGCGGAAGAAAAACATCATCGGCTCCTGGAAGCGCAGCGGCCGCAGCGGTCGTCGGCGCACTCCTTGAGTGCTTGTTACACGTCTCCGGTTAATGAATCGTTAAGGCGCCGCGCGCCGGCGCGGGGTTGCGACTGGCGGCGTCTTTCCGAACCCGCCGCGCCAAGCGGCGGGTTGACGATCATCGGCGATGGGCGCCGCGCAACCCGCGGGCGTCACGCCGCCGCTTGGGGCGGCGGGTTCGGACGGACCGATACGGTGCAGGGCATTCGCGCGGTTGTGCGAAAGGCTTATCAACGCTTCAGTTAGCGGCATTATTCGGACTCAAAAAACTCCGCAGGAAGACGAAAATTGCATTGTCGGGGGCGGCGCGGTGCGCGTAGAATCCGCGACGGACGGAGGAAGAAGCGAATCGGCAGTCGCGCTGGGATAATCTCCTACTCATTGTCGCGAACGCTTTTCTGAAACCTGCCTGTTCGCCGCGCATGGACGCAAGTCGTGGTCCCCTCATGCTCGCACCGCGCACGCGGCGCGTCGAGGTAATGCCGTGAACAGTCTGGCCAGCTCCGACGTTCTTATCGACATTTGCACGCAACGTGACTATCTCTCGCCCGGCGGCGCCTGTCTGGCGAGCAACGCCGACGACGTGGCCCGCAACGTCCGCCACCTGATGGCCCTGGCGCGCTGGGCGCACGCGCCGACGCTCTCCTGCGTCGACGTTCACCGCGTCGACGAGATGCGCGGCCTGCCGCGGCCGCACTGCATCGTCGGCACGCTCGGACAGAAGAAGCTCGGCTGCACGATGCTGCCGGATCATGCGGTCATCGACTGCGACAATCGCCTGTGCGTGCCGCTGGACGTGCTCGCCCTGCACCAGCAGGTCATTCTCAGCAAGCACCACCGCGACCCATTCACCAATCCGAAGTTCGACCGGCTGCTGACCGAGATGCCCGCCGGCCGGTTCATCATCTTCGGCGTCGCGCTCGAAGCGTCGCTCAAGCTGCTCTCACTCGGACTGCTGTTGCGCGGCCGGCGCGTCGCGCTGATTCACGACGCGTGCGCCTATTGGAACGCCAGCGACGCGGACATGGCCATTCGCCAGCTCGCGGCCAAGGGGTGTGACATTCTCAGCACGTCCCAGTGGGTGACGCAGTCGCGCGCCGCCCAGTCGCGCCGCCGCAAGCGCCCCGCGGCCTGACGAAAGTATCGCCTCGACAGGGAGAGGGGAAAGAGCCGACCGGCTCCCGAGCGGAGACATACGCGATCCCCGCACGCCGTGCTCGGGAGCCGGCGCCCCAACTGGGCGACTGCTCGATGTGCTGCCGGGAGTGCGGGCCGCTGCGCGTGTGGGCATAACGGGGTGGAACGGGCGTCCTGCCCGTTCCCCGGACCGCGGGGACGGGCGAGACGCCCGTCCCACCCAAATGTTCACAGCCTCAGACGCCCGTCTCCCCCCAAAGTCCACAAGTTCGGACGCCCGCGCCTTCCCAGGGAGAGTATGAAAAGTACGTATGGGCGCGGGTCTGCTCGCGAGTTATAGTACGTCCGTCGGGAGGCCAAGTGGTTCGAGGCCGCCAGGTTCGGGGAGTCCGAAACCACGTGGGTACGCTCCCAACCGACTTGGAGCGAGATCCGCGTTAGCGGGCGGGCCTACCGACGCATGCTCGAAGGGCAGGCAAACGAATGACGCGTCCCCTGGTGTGCAACCTGCACAACCACACGCCGTTTTCTGACGGGGCCTACACGATCGACGAACTCTGCGAGGCGCACCGCGCGCTGCGCGACGTGACGGTCGAGAGTCTGGGCATCTGCGACCATCTCTTCTGCACGCCCTCGTCGCGCGAAGTGAAGAACGAACGCGAGTTTGAGCGCGTCTTCGTCGCCGAGGCGCGCGCCTACGTCCGCGAGGTCCTCGCCGCCCGCGGCCGCTGGGCCGGCAAGATGACCATCTACTGCGGCGTCGAGTTGAACTGGCCGATGAACCGCGGCTTTCTGGACCTGATCAAGACGCACCTTGAAGGCGTGGATTACGTGCTGTTTGAGTATGTGGACTGGGCCGGCCTGACGCAGCTCGCCAACCAGGTCCGCCGCTGGCCCTGCCCGGTGGGCCTGGCTCACGCGGCCGTGGAAAAGCAGTTCCCCGCCACCTCGCACGACCAGATCGTGCGGACGCTCGCCAACGCCCGGATCTTCTACGAGATCAACTCGAAGTTCCTGCCGCTGGCCGACGGCGACCCGTGGTACACGACGCTGCCGGGCCACCGCGTGCCGATTTCGCTCGGCACGGACACCCACGACGACCTGAGCTGCCTGAACGACCTGGCGGTCATGCATGATTTTGCCCAGCGCCACGGTCTGGGCGGAAAGTTCTTCGTCCCCACGATTCGCCAGCAGGCCGCCCTGAGCGCATGATGCCCGCGTGCAGCCCGCGCCCGACGCCCCCAGTTCAGATTTCGCACCGCTGAGCTGCTCGGCCGTGCTCACGCATCACTGGCTGGTCCGCCCGCGCGGCGGCGAGCGCGTGCTTGCGGCGCTGTGCGAATTGCTGCCGCGGGCGCCGATTTACACGCTGGTCCACGACGCCGCCGCACTCGGCGGTGAATGGCCGGTGATTCACACGTCCTGGCTGCAGCGCTTTCCCGGCGCCCGGCGTCACTACCCGAAACTGCTGCCGCTGATGAACTGGGCGGCGCGACGCGTCCGCCTGCCGCCGGTGGACCTTGTGGTCTGTTCCGACGCGGCGATCGCGAAGGCCATGCGGACCGACCCGCGCAGCACGCTCATCTGCTACTGCCACTCGCCCATGCGCTACGCCTGGGACCCGCCCATCAGCATCGAATATGCCCGCACGCTCCCGCTGCCGCTGCGGCCGCTCTGGCCGCTGGTGACCCGCGCCGTGCGGCGGGCGGATTTCGCCGCGGCGCGGCGCGTCGATCAGTTCGTGGCCAACTCGCGACACGTCGCCGAGCGCATCCGCCGCTGGTACGGCCGCGAAAGCGTGGTCGTGCATCCGCCGGTGGACGTGCCGGAGGAGCCGTTCATTTCGCCGGGCCGCGATTCGTTCTATCTGTGTGTCGGCTATCACGTGCCGTACAAGCGGCTGGATTTGGCGATTGCGGCCTGCCAGAAACTCGGCCGGCGCCTGGTGATCATCGGCGACGGACCGGACGTACGACGATTCGAGGCGCGCCGGGCGCGCGATCCGCAGGCGGCGCTGAACGTCACACTGCTCGGCTGGCAGTCGCCGGAGTCGATCGGCGATTACTACAGACGGGCCGCGGGGCTGCTGTTTCCCGGCGAAGAGGATTTCGGAATCGTGCCGGTCGAGGCGATGGCGCACGGCTGTCCGGTGATCGCGTTCGGCGTCGGCGGCGCGACGGAGACGGTCGTGCCGGGCGTGACAGGCGTGCTGTTTCAGGAGCCTTCTGCGACCGGATTGGCGGACGCGATGCTGTCGGCGGAGCGCATGCGATTCGATCCAGTCGCGATGCACGCGCACGCCGGGCGGTTCAGCAAGGCGCGGTTTCTGGCGGCGATGGGCCGGGTTTGCCGGGAGGTGCTCGAGCGGGGCGGCGGGGGAGTTCGGGTTTCAGGGTAGCCGGTAGCGGCCGGCCCCCGTGCCGGCCGTGGTGGGCAAGCAACGTCCGCGCGCGTTGAACGGCCGGCACGGGGGCCGGCCGCTACCGCGAGCGCCGGCGGGCTTCCCTGCCGTCGGAATTCGGGTATCGTTCCGCCCGTGCGGGCGTCCGCACCACCGTCACTTCGCGAGAGTTCAAATCCGGGAGCAGGTCGCATGAAAAACTACGTCACCGAGTTCATCGGCACGTTCTTTCTGGCTCTCACCGTCGGCCTCACGGTCACCGGCAACGTGCCCATGGCCCCGCTCGCCATCGGTTGCTCGCTGATGATCATGGTCTACATGGGCGGACACATCTCAGGCGGGCACTACAACCCGGCAGTCACGCTCGCAGTCCTGCTGCGCGGCAAGTTGCCGGCCTCAGACGCGGTGCCCTACTGGATCGCGCAGCTTGTCGGCGCGTTTGCGGCGGCGGCGGCGGTGAACGGGATCGTCGGCAAGACGTTCGGCCCGGCGCCGGGGGCGGGTGTCAGCGACGTG contains:
- the pstB3 gene encoding Phosphate import ATP-binding protein PstB 3 — protein: MAADAEAVISMAAGPVGKPLLGVAPLIGARPRAAVSEAAPIFRSEALSIRYGSYSAIKSISLEIPPRQVTAIIGPSGCGKSTLLRAMNRMNDFAPSVQVEGRLFFHGQDIYGVECDPVELRRRVGMVFQKPNPFPKSIFRNVAWGAAINGYRGNLAELVEQSLRKAALWDEVKDKLRKNALELSGGQQQRLCIARAVALQPEVLLMDEPCSALDPIATARIEDLIDQLKDQYTVVLVTHNMQQAARVSDRTAFLYMGELIEVDATSKIFTQPGNPRTQDYITGRFG
- the pstA gene encoding Phosphate transport system permease protein PstA; this encodes MSVAAARTDALYAPRLGLRRVIGFLFALLCAALSLVAVLVLMLLLGQVLREGWALLRPEFLRAYPSNLNPERAGIRSALLGTIWLMALTALIAVPVGVGAAVYLNEYSRPSRINRFIQLNIANLAGVPSIVYGMLGLALFVRWMHLGQSVLAGALTMTLLILPVIIIASREALAAVPGTLREAAFGLGATRWQTVRHHVLPAALPGIMTGTILALSRAIGETAPLILIGAVSFVRYVPGGELSDYAPTLGGLWDWFSTALGDGFTVLPLQIYNWTERPQPIFHELAASSIIVLLGILLSMNAVAAGIRAWQQTRKL
- the pstC gene encoding Phosphate transport system permease protein PstC, which gives rise to MTRALQKIREGGIRGFLIACALLSVLTTAGIIWVLVSESAPFFAAVPLREYALGLKWEPLLDPRKFGLLPLVCGTVLVAGGALLVGVPIGLATAIFMSEYAPGWLRQIAKPVLEILAGIPSVVYGYFALLFVTPFILRPLIPSTEVFNAASAAIVVGVMIIPTIASLGDDALRAVPRTLREAAYALAATRLEVSTRVVLPGALSGVVAACLLALARAIGETMAVALAAGMRPRLTGNPFESVQTMTGYIVQVSMGDTPRGTIEYQTIFAVGLSLFLITLIVNLVAQRVLRRFREAYE
- the pstS gene encoding Phosphate-binding protein PstS precursor codes for the protein MFFFRTRPPHRQTAVDARLRRGLALLFTSALLGRSADAQSGARLRGHVRIDGSSTVEPIMGAAAELFGDVHPRVRVTVGKSGTGGGFKKFTDDRHDLRIDIAAASRPIKPAELERAKKVGQAFVELPVAYDGLAVVVHPSNDFCDDLTIDELKRIWAPGSSVNNWKDVRRGFPDRPLRLYGPGHDSGTFDYFVETVVGKARASRSDYMQSEDDHVLVQGVAGDPGALGYFGFAYYEENRERLKALAIDSGDGTRVAPSVEAIRTNRYHPLSRPLLIYVGADAAARPDVRAFVQYFFTHAPQIVEHPRVGYVALPAEIYEAAWRRFDQRVTGSLFSAPGAASKPLVDLYLRPGLQVK
- a CDS encoding nicotinamidase/pyrazinamidase — translated: MNSLASSDVLIDICTQRDYLSPGGACLASNADDVARNVRHLMALARWAHAPTLSCVDVHRVDEMRGLPRPHCIVGTLGQKKLGCTMLPDHAVIDCDNRLCVPLDVLALHQQVILSKHHRDPFTNPKFDRLLTEMPAGRFIIFGVALEASLKLLSLGLLLRGRRVALIHDACAYWNASDADMAIRQLAAKGCDILSTSQWVTQSRAAQSRRRKRPAA
- a CDS encoding PHP domain protein; this encodes MTRPLVCNLHNHTPFSDGAYTIDELCEAHRALRDVTVESLGICDHLFCTPSSREVKNEREFERVFVAEARAYVREVLAARGRWAGKMTIYCGVELNWPMNRGFLDLIKTHLEGVDYVLFEYVDWAGLTQLANQVRRWPCPVGLAHAAVEKQFPATSHDQIVRTLANARIFYEINSKFLPLADGDPWYTTLPGHRVPISLGTDTHDDLSCLNDLAVMHDFAQRHGLGGKFFVPTIRQQAALSA
- the mshA gene encoding D-inositol 3-phosphate glycosyltransferase — protein: MLTHHWLVRPRGGERVLAALCELLPRAPIYTLVHDAAALGGEWPVIHTSWLQRFPGARRHYPKLLPLMNWAARRVRLPPVDLVVCSDAAIAKAMRTDPRSTLICYCHSPMRYAWDPPISIEYARTLPLPLRPLWPLVTRAVRRADFAAARRVDQFVANSRHVAERIRRWYGRESVVVHPPVDVPEEPFISPGRDSFYLCVGYHVPYKRLDLAIAACQKLGRRLVIIGDGPDVRRFEARRARDPQAALNVTLLGWQSPESIGDYYRRAAGLLFPGEEDFGIVPVEAMAHGCPVIAFGVGGATETVVPGVTGVLFQEPSATGLADAMLSAERMRFDPVAMHAHAGRFSKARFLAAMGRVCREVLERGGGGVRVSG
- the aqpZ2 gene encoding Aquaporin Z 2, producing the protein MKNYVTEFIGTFFLALTVGLTVTGNVPMAPLAIGCSLMIMVYMGGHISGGHYNPAVTLAVLLRGKLPASDAVPYWIAQLVGAFAAAAAVNGIVGKTFGPAPGAGVSDVAALSIEFFYTFALAIVVLNVATAKGTANNSFYGLAIGFTIVVAAFSGGAISGGAFNPAIGVSPNVMHMIAGGGSLAKIWIYIVGPLAGGAVAAAVFKIQNPGE